One genomic window of Paenibacillus xylanilyticus includes the following:
- a CDS encoding ABC transporter substrate-binding protein: MASFKMKGALAPVLAMSLLAGCGGGGTGGETSFKDTSGETTPLTFSFFSVDPSPNWNGMKDEVGQVITEKTGVTLNGEFAVSGGQDKISLMAASGDYPDIVSPKGELSKLVDAGAMLDLTDLIDQYAPNLKKLYGNYMDRLKYSNEDEAIYVLPTYYAVDQKYFDAGGGFGIQHRVLKELGYPEVRTLEDFENVLKAYKEKHPTIDGQPTIPLTLDADDWRIMITVTNPAFLATGAPDDGEYYINPETYEAMLHYKRPEEKEYFRWLNKMYNEGLLDQDSFVQKTDQYKSKIASGRVLGVIDQDWGYSDAENALKAAGKPEATYSHFPVTLSEDIKDHSYQDTGFVSGWGVGITTTNPDPVRAIKFFDYLASEEGQVLMNWGIEGQHYEVKDGKRVIPADVLDQKTNNAAVFQKETGIGLYTNMSGHYGDGVKDSTDNYYTTNFPEQIVAAYSEPEKETLQAYGVTTWKDLYPSEDEFAVKPWGAAYNLPTPGDSDYNVIFQKTQDIIRKRIPEAILSSPDQFDGIYDGMIAEVNKAGAEKMEQQYTELVQNRVKLWNGEAQ; the protein is encoded by the coding sequence ATGGCAAGTTTTAAAATGAAAGGGGCACTGGCTCCTGTACTTGCGATGTCTTTGCTCGCAGGTTGTGGCGGTGGAGGAACTGGCGGCGAAACGTCGTTTAAAGACACAAGTGGTGAAACGACTCCGCTCACATTCAGCTTTTTTAGCGTCGATCCGAGTCCAAACTGGAATGGCATGAAGGATGAGGTTGGCCAGGTTATCACGGAGAAAACAGGAGTAACACTTAACGGTGAATTTGCCGTCAGCGGTGGTCAGGACAAAATATCCTTAATGGCAGCGAGCGGCGATTATCCCGATATCGTGTCACCCAAAGGTGAGCTTAGCAAGCTGGTGGATGCAGGAGCAATGTTGGATCTGACAGATCTGATTGACCAGTATGCTCCCAATCTGAAGAAGCTGTATGGTAATTACATGGACCGGTTGAAATACAGTAATGAGGATGAGGCCATTTATGTGCTGCCAACATATTACGCGGTAGACCAAAAGTACTTTGATGCAGGCGGCGGGTTCGGTATTCAGCACCGTGTATTGAAAGAGCTTGGCTACCCTGAGGTGCGCACACTCGAGGATTTCGAAAATGTGCTGAAGGCATACAAAGAGAAACATCCGACGATTGATGGACAACCAACGATCCCTCTAACACTTGATGCGGATGACTGGAGAATCATGATCACGGTAACGAATCCGGCTTTCCTTGCAACAGGTGCACCGGATGACGGTGAATACTACATCAATCCGGAAACGTACGAAGCAATGCTTCACTACAAGCGTCCAGAGGAAAAAGAGTACTTCCGTTGGTTGAACAAAATGTATAACGAGGGATTGCTTGATCAGGACAGCTTCGTACAAAAAACGGATCAGTATAAATCCAAGATCGCAAGTGGACGTGTACTTGGTGTAATTGACCAGGATTGGGGCTACTCCGATGCTGAAAATGCATTGAAAGCAGCAGGCAAACCTGAAGCAACGTATTCACACTTCCCGGTGACCCTGTCTGAGGACATCAAGGACCATTCCTATCAGGACACGGGATTCGTATCCGGCTGGGGTGTAGGTATTACTACGACGAATCCGGATCCGGTTCGTGCGATTAAATTCTTCGACTACCTGGCTTCGGAAGAAGGTCAAGTGCTGATGAACTGGGGAATTGAAGGCCAGCACTACGAAGTGAAGGATGGCAAGCGTGTCATTCCTGCCGATGTTCTGGACCAGAAGACAAACAATGCTGCCGTATTCCAAAAAGAGACAGGGATTGGTCTCTACACGAATATGTCCGGTCACTACGGAGACGGGGTTAAAGATTCGACGGATAACTACTACACCACGAATTTCCCTGAACAGATCGTAGCAGCTTATTCCGAACCAGAGAAAGAAACACTGCAAGCATATGGTGTTACAACCTGGAAGGACCTGTACCCAAGTGAAGATGAGTTTGCGGTTAAGCCATGGGGAGCAGCTTACAATTTGCCAACGCCAGGTGACTCCGATTATAACGTCATCTTCCAAAAAACGCAGGATATTATCCGTAAACGAATTCCGGAGGCTATTCTCAGTTCCCCGGATCAGTTTGACGGCATCTACGATGGAATGATTGCAGAAGTGAACAAGGCCGGAGCAGAAAAAATGGAGCAGCAATACACCGAGCTTGTCCAAAATCGCGTTAAATTGTGGAATGGTGAAGCTCAATAA
- a CDS encoding ABC transporter substrate-binding protein produces MKGKTPKTFAMLLLASALAITAGCGGGTTASETPKDTGDTTSPITFTFFGADASPNWNNMKDAVGQEITKRTGVTIEAEYDVNNGGDQKIPLMAASGDYPDIIFPKGNLSKLVDAGAMLDLTDLIEEHAPNLKKIYGDQMNRLKYSLEDQAIYAIPTNMGVDNVSFDAGGGFEIQQKVLKELGYPEVKTLEDYENVLRTYYEKHPTIDGQPTIPLTLNADDWKIMITVTNPAFQATGAPDDGEYYINPETYEAMLHYKRPEEKEYFRWLNKMYNEGLLDKDTFVQKDDQYKSKIASGRVLGLIDQDWNYGEAENALKAAGKDDSTYAHFSVSLNEDIVDHTFQPTGFDGYGIGISTTAKDPVRIIKFMDWLASDEGQVLRNWGIEGQHYNVENGKRVIPDEIQDRKVNDNSAFTKETGIGLYNIFSARYGDGVKDSTDNYYTTNFPEQIQAGYTPAEKETLKAYGITTWKDFFPSEDELKLKDWGAAYNMPVPSDTDYNVTFQKTQDIIRKRIPEAILAKPENFDQVYDGLLAELDKAGAVEMEKQYTVWVKERVALWTGKDVK; encoded by the coding sequence ATGAAGGGCAAAACACCAAAAACATTCGCAATGCTCCTACTTGCAAGTGCACTTGCCATTACGGCAGGCTGCGGAGGAGGTACTACTGCTTCTGAAACACCGAAGGATACAGGGGATACAACCAGTCCAATCACGTTTACATTCTTTGGTGCAGATGCAAGTCCAAACTGGAACAATATGAAGGATGCAGTCGGCCAAGAGATTACCAAACGAACAGGTGTTACGATTGAGGCAGAGTACGATGTGAATAATGGCGGAGATCAGAAAATACCTTTGATGGCTGCCAGCGGTGATTACCCAGATATTATCTTTCCTAAAGGGAACTTATCGAAGCTTGTTGACGCAGGTGCTATGCTTGACCTTACCGATCTGATCGAAGAACATGCACCAAACCTGAAAAAGATCTATGGCGATCAGATGAATCGTTTGAAATACAGTCTCGAAGATCAGGCCATTTATGCCATTCCGACGAACATGGGCGTAGATAACGTTTCATTTGACGCTGGTGGTGGATTCGAGATTCAACAAAAGGTTCTAAAAGAGCTTGGATATCCAGAAGTGAAAACGCTTGAAGATTACGAAAACGTATTAAGAACCTACTATGAGAAACATCCAACGATTGACGGTCAGCCAACCATTCCTCTGACATTGAATGCGGATGACTGGAAGATCATGATTACGGTAACGAACCCGGCATTCCAGGCAACAGGTGCACCGGATGACGGTGAATATTATATCAACCCGGAAACATATGAAGCGATGCTGCACTACAAACGTCCGGAAGAAAAAGAATATTTCCGTTGGTTGAACAAAATGTATAATGAAGGACTGCTCGACAAAGATACCTTTGTTCAAAAAGATGACCAATACAAATCCAAAATTGCCAGCGGCCGCGTACTCGGTTTGATTGACCAGGACTGGAACTATGGTGAAGCTGAAAATGCCCTCAAAGCTGCGGGCAAAGATGACAGCACGTATGCTCACTTCTCTGTATCCCTGAACGAGGATATCGTGGATCACACATTCCAGCCAACTGGATTCGACGGATACGGAATCGGGATTTCAACAACGGCCAAAGATCCGGTACGAATCATCAAATTCATGGATTGGCTCGCTTCAGATGAAGGTCAAGTGCTGAGAAACTGGGGAATTGAAGGTCAACATTACAATGTTGAAAATGGCAAACGTGTTATCCCTGACGAAATTCAGGATCGCAAAGTTAACGACAATTCAGCATTTACCAAAGAAACAGGTATTGGTCTGTACAACATCTTCAGCGCGAGATATGGCGACGGGGTAAAAGATTCTACGGACAATTACTACACAACCAACTTCCCTGAACAGATCCAAGCGGGTTACACTCCAGCTGAGAAGGAAACGCTGAAAGCATATGGTATTACAACATGGAAGGATTTCTTCCCATCCGAAGATGAACTGAAATTGAAAGACTGGGGCGCTGCGTACAACATGCCGGTTCCATCGGATACAGACTACAACGTAACATTCCAGAAAACACAGGATATCATCCGCAAACGGATCCCTGAAGCTATTCTGGCGAAGCCTGAAAACTTCGATCAAGTCTACGACGGCCTCTTGGCTGAACTCGACAAAGCAGGGGCAGTAGAGATGGAGAAACAGTACACTGTATGGGTGAAGGAACGTGTAGCCCTGTGGACGGGTAAAGATGTGAAATAA